The stretch of DNA CATTAGTAATTGGTAAGCGGTTGTGAGTATGAGTACCCGCAGGGCATAAAGCCATAAGCGAACGCAAACGTAGGTTCCGGGGACCCATGTTCTGAGACAGGATGGTCGGCTGAGGGGTACTCCCCGAAGACGAAAGATGACCTCGGAAACATCCCGAACATCCACCATGGCCATCTTAAGCCGTCGAAGAACACCGAAGTGGTGAGCGGTGACTTGTGCCCGAAAGGGTACTCTTAAAAAGCCTTTCCCTTTTTAAACCAGAGTGACGTGCAAACCCACACAAAATGGAAGAGAACCAAAAGTTGAAGCAGGAAGAAGTCGAGAAAGGGGCAGTTCGCGAACCGCCCGTACACATGCCTTTCTGCCACCTGATGCGTTTTATTGCCCTCCCGTGTATTCCGCGTGTTCCGTGGTTTTATTAAATATCCGGATCACTCAATGCTTTATCCTGCCTTCTACGTTGTACATTCTACTTTCTCCAAATTCGCGACGATCCGAGCTCAAAATGAGGGTTAAAAAGGGCCCCAGTTCATGAGCACGGGGGGAATCAGCATGATCATGCTGAACAAAACCAGCACCAACATGATGGGCAGAAACCAGCGTGCCCATTTCTCCCAGGGGATGCGGGCGATGCCCAATACACCCATGGTGACAGCCGACGTCGGCAGGATGGGGTTTACAAATTCGCAGAGTTGGAAGGCGTAGACCGTGGTTTGGCGTGTCAATCCCACCAGGTCACTCAACGGGGCCATGATCGGCATGGTCAGCGCCGCCTGGGCGGTGCCGGAATGGATAAAGAAATTGATGACGGATTGCGTGAGGAACATCATTTGCGCGGTAACGATGCGCGGAAACAGAGAAATAAACTGGGAGGCGTAGTAGAGCAGGGTGTCGAGAATCTGCCCTTCCTGGGCTACAATCAGGATGGCGCGGCCGCAGGCGATTATGAAGGCCACGTTCATCATGTCCTTGGCGCCGGTGACGAAATGGCCGGCCATGCGGCTGGGCGAGATGCCGGCGGCAAACCCCGCGGCCAATCCCATGCCCAGGAAAACAGCGGCAATGGCTTCTATATACCAATGCTGCAGGAGAATTCCCGCCACCAGGATCAATATGCCGCCGCCGAAAATCCACAACACGGCCCGGTGACGTGAAGTCAATTCCGGCGCAGGGGCTCCCCTTTCCGTGTTTTCCGTCTTTATGCGCTGGCGGTCGATCTCGTAGACCGGGCTGGATCGGGGATTGCGTCGGATTTTGGCTGCGTAGATCATGACCATGGCGATCATCAGGGCTGTGCCCAGCACCCAGGAGATCAGGCGATAGGTCAAGCCGGAATACAGGGGCAAGTCGGAGAGTCCTTGGGCGATGCCCACGGTAAAAGGATTAAAAAATGCGGCGGCGAAACCGGCGGCCGCGCCCAGAAAGGGGATGGCCACGCCCACAATGGAGTCGTAGCCCATGGACAAGGCCAGGGGGATGAATACCAGAATAAAGGGAATGGTTTCTTCACACATACCGAAAATCGAACCGGCCAGGGAGAATACGGTCATCAATACGGGGATGAGCAATCCCCGCAAGGCGGGATGACGTGCGAACGATGCTGTCAGGCGACGGATGGACAGGTCGATGGTACCGGTTTCCTGGATAACCGCGAACGCCCCGCCGATGATAAACAGAAAGGCGATGATGAGTGCGCCTTCCTGAAAGCCCCGCACCGGGGCGGTCAAGAGGATGGAGGGGGAGACCGGCACTTTTTCGGCGTAGGCAAAGGTGCCCGGAACCGTAACCTGGCGCACCGCGCCTTCCACGGTTTTTTCCACCCGTTGAAAGGAACCGGATGGCACCACCCATGTGAGAATATACATGATCAATACGATCAGGTAGATCAGTACAAGGGTATGGGGCAGTTTGAAGGACCGCTTTTTATCTCTTTTTGGCTTCATCATCCACTGATCCGGCCGCGGTGATCCGGGCCCGCCACATTCCCAGAAACGATATTGCACAGATCATTTTTATATGTCATTGCTGAAAAAATACCTTCTTTTGCCGGTTTGCCGTTGTACGGTTGAGTGAAGCTCATTCGCGAATCTTGAAGTAGCGGACGGCCAGGAAAGAGAACAGCGCCGTGTAGCCCAGCAGTATGGTGTAATGCAGCCACAGGGTTTCCAGCCCCTTGTGAAAAAAGATCACCTTGTGAAAGGCGTCCATGGCCCACCACGCGGGTACAACCATGCCCACCGCACGGACGACCGGCGGCACAACCTCAATCGGCCACCAGCAACCGCCCAGAGCCGCGAACAGGTTGGCGAATAGAATCGCCAAGCCGATGATCACTTCCTCTTTGCGGAATACGGAGCCGAGAAAAATGCTTAATGAAGCCATAGTCGCGGAAAAAAGCAGGATAATGAGAAAGGAAAGCGTTGGATTACCCAGGTTGAGTTTGAACAGGATCAGTCCCAGCCCCATCAGCATTACGGCCTGAAGCAGACCTACAAGAAGTCGTCCCAGGAACTTTCCTTTCCACAATTCGGCTCTTGAAACCGGGCCGGAGATTATCCGTGTCAGGATACCGCTTTGCCGGTCGATCATTACGGTAATGCCGCCGTAGATGAGGATCAGGATCATGAGCATATGCACGAGAATGCCGGGGATTACGTGATCGAATCCGGACGGAATGCTGGTTATCGTTCCCGCAGGAAACCCCGCCTTCACGGAAACCAGTTCTTCCAGCGGTGCGATTTCGGGTTGAGTCGGCACGGGTTCGGGTTGCAGTACCACGCCGGCGATCAGACGAACCAAAGCTTGTATGATGCGGGTTTCCACTCGCGTGGCGGCTTCAAGGCTGGCATCCGGGTTCTTGGTGAACCGCAGCTTCTGGGATTGAAGGGATTGAATGCGTTGGGAAAAATCAGCGGGAATTTCGAGTATGCGGGTGAACTTTTGCGGTTTTTCTTTTCTAGCTTGGATCACCATGTCGGGGTTGTCCAGGGCGGCCACCAGGTATTCACCCCAGTGGCCTTGATCCCGGTTCACTACCACCAATTCCGCCTTGGGATCGCTGCCGTTTCCCTGGTAGAGATTGCCGAAGATCAGGATGAGAAAAACCGGAAACGCCAAACTCCAGAAGAAAAAGGCTTTGTCTTTGAGCATACGTTTCAGGTCCAGCCGGGCGATCAGCCAGGGTGTGTTCATGGGCTGACCCTCCGAACCAGGAGCGGCAGGCTGGTGGCGGTCAATACCAGGCCCGCCGCCAAAAGCAACAGGGTCGCGGTAACGGGGAATTCCCCTTCGCGAATCAAGGCGGTTCCCTGGATGAACCAGTAGTTGGGGGTGAAACGGCTGAAGGCCCGGAATCCCTGGGGCAATTGGTTGACCGGGATCATGCTGCCTCCCAGGGCCGCCAATACCAGAATTACCGGCGCCGTGACGGCTCCCGCCTGATTGCGATTGCGAAAGAACGCGAAAAACAGAGCAAAAAGCCCGCACAGCGCCGCCAGGGCGGCGCCGCCCAACGCCAGCAGGTACAAAAAGTTTCCCCAGCGGATCGCGAACACAATATGGCCCATTGCCGCCATCAGACCCAGAATGACCAGTCCCATGAGCCAGGCGGAAGTTATTTTGGCCGTTACGTATTGAATAGGCGGGATGGGTGAAAAGAGCAGGCGCCGCAGCGTGCCGTCCTCTTTTTCGGCCAGGATCTCGCGCATGAAAATCTCCACGATGAACATCAAGAAAAAAATGACCATTCCCGGCAGGATCATGCCGAATATCGCCGCGGTGTCAAAAGCCGGTTGATCATCCGCCTGGGCCTTTTTGGTTTCATTTTGGCTCTCGAGCCCCACCAGCAGGGGATCCAATACCCGGCTCAGGCGTTTGATCTTGGGGCGAAGAGAATCCAGTAACCTTGTGAATTCAGCGGTTTCGATTTCGCTGAAGGAACGATCCCAGAGTGGACGCATGGCCGCCAGTTCATCCTGGAATACCGCTTGGGCGGCCGCTGTCAGTACGGCCACGGTGCGGGTGAATTCCTCCACTACTCCGGGAAGGAATTGTTCAGAGGGGTTCTTGACTACTTCCAATTGCACCGGTTTGGATAGAAACAGGGAGGCGGTGAAATTCTTTGGAATTACCAGAAGTGCGGAAGCCTTTCCGCGGGCGATCTCCCGGCGGCCGTCCGCTTCGATAACCGTCTCCATGCGGAACATGTCGGCGAAACGTTGCTGCGAGAAAGCCTGCATCAGCATGCGGGCGCCGAAATTGCGGTCCTTGTCCACCACCAGTACGCGGATGGTTAAACGGCTGTCCTTTTCACCAGGTGAGAAGATGATGCCGAAGATCGCGGTCATGAGCAGGGGAATGGCGGTGAGGATCAGGATCCCGGCCGGGGCGCGCAGGCGGCGGCGAAAATCACGGATCACGATGAGAAGAATGCGGCTCAATCTCTCAAACTCCTTCCCGTCAGTTTCAGGAACACTGTCTCCAGGTTGGGTGACTGAATCTTCAGGTCGCTCACGGATACGGCTGCCTGGAAGAGCGTTTCCAAAATGTCGGGAATCTCGGCCGTGCTGTCCAATGCCAGGGTAAGGCTGTTGTCTCGAACGGCAAGAATGTCGGCGGCGGGCAGGTTTCCCAATACATCCGAAATTTCGGCCGCAGAGAATTCGCCTCTGATAAACACGATTTCCCTTTCCCCCACGATGCGGGTTAGCTCATCCAGGGTACCAAGCGCCAGGATACGGCCTTTGTCCATGATGGCAATCCGGTCACAGAGGGTTTCCACCTCCGCCAGCTGATGGGTGGTAAACACAACGGTTGTGTCGTTGTCCGCAGCGCGGCGGATGATATCCAGAATCCTTACCTTGGCCTGAACGTCGATGCCCACAGTGGGTTCATCCAGCAGCAGCAAACGGGGCTGGTGGATCATGCCGATGGCCAGGTTCAAACGACGTTTCATGCCGCCGGAAAAGTTTTTAACCGGCTCTTTGGCCCGGTCCGCGAGTTCAACCGTTTCCAGTAGAGAATCGGTTCTGAGGCGGAGTTCCTGTCCGGACAACCCGTACAACCCGCCCCAGAAAAAGAGGTTTTCCCTTGCTCCCAATTCTTCGTAAAATGCCGTCTCCTGGGGAACGATACCCAGTTGACTGCGCAATCGCCGGTTGCGGAAAAGGTCTTTACCCTGAAAAAGCACACTGCCACTGAAGTCCCGTAGGGTACCGGAAAGAATCGAGATCAAAGTGGTTTTGCCGGCTCCGTTGGGTCCCAGCAATCCGAATATCTCTCCAGGGGCCAGGTCAAGATCCAGATTGTCAAGGGCGCGGATCTCTCCGTACTGTTTGCTCAGGTTTCGAATAACCAAAATGAACTCATTCATGAAACCTATATACCGAAATACGAAACGGATGACAAGCAGATCTTGTATTCCTTTTTTCCGTGGGGTATAAATGACACATGATGCCAGAAATTCAGTCGCAAACCCTGAACGACCTGCTTGAAGAGTTGGCGGGACGTTATTTTGACCGCCCGGCCCTGGGTTGGGCGGATAAAGATCCCATCACCTACGGTGAGTTCATGGACCGGGTCGGCCGCGTGGCTGAGCTGCTACGGGAATCCGGTATCGGTCATGGCGATCGCGTGGCGATATTGGGGGAAAACTCACCCAATTGGGGTATTGCCTACTTTTCGACTGTGCGCGTGGGCGCCGTGGCCGTTCCCATTCTGCCCGATTTTCCCGAGTCGGATATCCGGCACATCCTGATGGATTCGGAATCGAAGTTGTTGTTTGCCACCAGTCGGCAACTGGAAAAAATCGATGACCTGGGTTGTTGTCAAGTGCAGTACGTGATCACCCTGGATGATTTTCAGACGGAACTGCCGAATATTCAGGTGCAGACTTTCTCGCATACGCTGGAACGGGCTCTGGATTTTATCAAGAAATTTCCCTCAACGATCGGCTTGAAATCGCGGCAGGTTTCGGCGGATGACCTGGCTTCCATTATCTACACATCAGGAACATCAGGTCATTCCAAGGCGGTTATGTTGACCCACGGCAACTTTACGGCAAACGTCAAGAGTTGTCGCGGCCTGGCACCTGTAACCCACGACTATATCTTTTTGTCGATGTTGCCCCTGTCACACACTTATGAGTTTACCGTGGGATTTCTTTACCCCTTCAGTCATGGCGCCCAGATCCGTTATCTTGACCGGCCGCCTACTCCGCGGGTTCTGGAAGAAATCTGCAGTCGGCTCCGTCCCCATGCCATTTGCTCCGTGCCCCTGATCCTGGAAAAGATATTTAAAAAGAAGGTGCTCCCCTTGATCGAACAGAAACGGCTTGTGCGTGCCGCTCTGCATGTGCCCCTGGTGCGGCGCAAGATCTATCGCAAGATCAATGACTCTCTCATGACCTTTTTTGGAGGGCGCCTCGAGGTGATGGCCGTGGGCGGAGCGCCCTTCAATTTCGAAGCGGAACGCCTTTTTCGGGCCATCGGATTTCCGTATCTGGTGGGTTATGGCCTTACCGAGACCGCGCCCTTGTTGGCCGGCGGGCCCATGGGGGACGACTCCATTCAGGTGGGTTCCATCGGAAAAGTGATCCCCGGTGTGCAAATCCGCATCCATGAACCGGAAGGCGATCCCGGTATCGGAGAGATCTGCGCCAAGGGCGAGAACGTGATGAAAGGGTACTACAAGAATCCCCGCCAGACCGAGGAAGTTTTTGACAGAGATGGATGGTTGCATACCGGTGACCTTGGCTACTTCGACCGCTACGACAACCTGATTATCACCGGACGGTGTAAGAACATGATCCTGATGTCCAATGGTGAGAACATTTTTCCCGAGGCGATTGAAGATGTTCTCAACAGCATGATGCTGGTGAGCGAAGCCCTGGTGTTGGAGCGCAACGGTCGCCTCGAGGCGTGGATTTACCTGGATTACGACCTGGTGGACTCAGAAACCCGCGGCCGCAGTGAGGATGAACGGGCAAAGTATATCGACCATGCCCTGGCGCAGATCAAAGCCGAAGCCAACGAGCGCCTGTCCACCTATTCCAAATTGTCCGCAATAATCGAACGTAAGGAACCTTTTATCAAGACCGCCACCAGCAAAATCAAGCGTTACCTTTACACCCGGGACGGAGTTGTTTAGCCCGGCTTACCCGCAGTATCGATTTTTTTCCCGCGCAACAGGAAATGATAGATGAATTCGCTGTAACGGTCCATCTTTTGTTTGCCTTCAACCGATTCGGCAAAGCGCCAGAAGCCGTAGATCTTGGCCAGTTTCAGCAACCGCTCGCTGTAGGTCGTCCAACTGAAGTCCTCATGTACCCGGCGAATGCCTGCAACAGAGATCAGTTGCCACAATTCAGCGTCACTTGCCAGTTTCTTGAAAAAATGCTCCAGCGAATTGGCGATCAGTGATGGATCTCCGGTATTCAGCAGAAACCCGTTCCTACCATGGTCGATAATTTCCGAGGGGCCGCCGAACTTGGGACCGAAAGTGGGCAGCCCGCTGACCATGGCTTCGAGAATGGTCAGGCCGAAAGCCTCGAACCGGGCCGGTTGCACAAAGATTCCCTTCCGGTCCGCCATAATGCGGTACACCTCGCCGGTATCCGACTTGGAGATGCTGGGCAGCCAGCGCACACTGCCGTCCAGTCCATGTTGCTCGATCAATTCGTGGGCCCGTCGGATCTCGTTTTGTTCCTCGCGGTCGCCGGAGAGTTCAGGATCAATGGATCCGGCTGAAAAAACCAGGTTGCATTGCCGGCGCAAATCTTTGCTGCGGCCGAAAGCGTCGATCAGGCCGGTAATATTCTTGATGGGGTCAAAGCGCGCCATTGTAAAAATGGGGGGCTTGCCCGGGTCTTTTAGGGTTCCGAAAATGTCTTTGTCTTTAGAAGAAAATAACCGTTCTTCCAGGCGCGCTGTCTGTCGCTTCACCCGCCGCTTGGTTTCGGAATGGGGAAAATAGAGGTCAAAACTCACTCCGGGGGGGATTACGTTGAATTTAGGGCTGAACAAGTCGATGCCGGACAGCACCTGGATGTATCCGGGCATGGTGAAGTTCAAGTAGGACTCGTATTGTCCCATGTGGGAATCGGACCCCACGATCTCTTCCCGGGTGCTGGTGATGATGAAATCCGACTTATTCATGCTGTGAATATCGGCCATGAATTGCTGTGAAAAATGGTAATCCTTTTCGTATTTCCGCCACTTTAAATCCGCGTCGGGGTATTTGGTTTTTTCCAGGGCGTGCGAAATCGTGCACTGAATGATGTTGAAATGATCGGCCAGCAAACTGGAGACGAGGTTGCCGTCCGAGTAGTTGCCGATCACCAGGTCCGGGCGTCCGCCGAATTCCGCCGCCAGTTCCACCGCCGCGGCATTGGCGAAGCGCTCCAGGTAGGGCCAGACCTTGAAGCGGGATACCCATTGAGGCAGGACATTCATCTGTTCATCCTGAAAAGGTACGCGCAGAATCCAACTGTTCTCGGTGCGATAGATGTGTTCTCGCTTGACATCGCAACCGCTGTCTCCGGCATCGGGAATCAGTCGGGTCAGCACCACGATTCGTGGAGTGACGTCAAGTCCGCTTTGGGACAGACGCTCACGCAGATGGGCTTCAAGGGCGCGGACCTGGTCCAGGATGTATATCACCTGTCCTCCGGTATCGGGTCGTCCCAGGACGTTGTTCTGGCCGAACCACCCGTGAGGCGATACAACGGCGATGCGGGAGATCATGGGCATGGGTACCCGTGAGATAAAGCTTTCCAAGAGGGAATCATCCGGTGCATCGAACAAGTCGATCAGGCTCTGCATGCTTTCAGCCGCGCGTTCCACGGTATCTCCCCACCCGGGCTCCAGGCCGCTGCGTTTCAGGCGGCGCTCCACTTGTTTGATCGGCGTGTCTTTGTCAGCCTGCTTCAACCACTGGGTTGTGAAACGCAGACGCTGAATCAGGGTGTTCATGTCTGGAATGGATGAACCGTTGACCAGCAGCTGGCGTCCGTCGTGTTGGTGCAGCTTGAGGAATTCAAACAACTTCCGGTTCCATTCATCGGGATTCTGAAACATGTGACTGGATAAGTAGCGATTCAGGAACAGGATGCCGTTGCCGATATTGCGGAAATGCCGCACGCGCGGAGCGAAGTCGTAAAAAGGCTGGAAATCGATGCGCAGGGGATTGGGATCCGGTGAATGGCCGGCAAATCGGTCCTTTTGTTGCAAATACTCGCCTGTGGTGATCGCCTCCATGTAACTGCCGTTGGCGTTTACCCGGTAGTAATGAAACCGGGCGGTCTCGGGCCGGTGCATGATGAAGAGGTATTCGCCCAGCAGGAACAATTCCTGGATATTGCATAAGAAAGCAAAGAAAGTTGAGTCGCGGCGTTTTGAGCGCCCGGCGTTGGTTTCATCACAGAACTGAAAGTAGCGCAGCATGATATCGTTCTGGTGCAGGAAATCCGGTTGATCCGCCAGAATCATGGACATGAATTCGCGGAATTCCTGCTGTTCACGGCGTGGGATCAGTTGGGGGATCAGGTTGCTCATGAGGAACTTACTCCTTTTGCGCGCTTCCACCACTTGTAATGGGCGATTCCTTCACGTACTCCGGCGG from Candidatus Aminicenantes bacterium encodes:
- the yfcC gene encoding putative basic amino acid antiporter YfcC; protein product: MKPKRDKKRSFKLPHTLVLIYLIVLIMYILTWVVPSGSFQRVEKTVEGAVRQVTVPGTFAYAEKVPVSPSILLTAPVRGFQEGALIIAFLFIIGGAFAVIQETGTIDLSIRRLTASFARHPALRGLLIPVLMTVFSLAGSIFGMCEETIPFILVFIPLALSMGYDSIVGVAIPFLGAAAGFAAAFFNPFTVGIAQGLSDLPLYSGLTYRLISWVLGTALMIAMVMIYAAKIRRNPRSSPVYEIDRQRIKTENTERGAPAPELTSRHRAVLWIFGGGILILVAGILLQHWYIEAIAAVFLGMGLAAGFAAGISPSRMAGHFVTGAKDMMNVAFIIACGRAILIVAQEGQILDTLLYYASQFISLFPRIVTAQMMFLTQSVINFFIHSGTAQAALTMPIMAPLSDLVGLTRQTTVYAFQLCEFVNPILPTSAVTMGVLGIARIPWEKWARWFLPIMLVLVLFSMIMLIPPVLMNWGPF
- a CDS encoding ABC transporter permease produces the protein MNTPWLIARLDLKRMLKDKAFFFWSLAFPVFLILIFGNLYQGNGSDPKAELVVVNRDQGHWGEYLVAALDNPDMVIQARKEKPQKFTRILEIPADFSQRIQSLQSQKLRFTKNPDASLEAATRVETRIIQALVRLIAGVVLQPEPVPTQPEIAPLEELVSVKAGFPAGTITSIPSGFDHVIPGILVHMLMILILIYGGITVMIDRQSGILTRIISGPVSRAELWKGKFLGRLLVGLLQAVMLMGLGLILFKLNLGNPTLSFLIILLFSATMASLSIFLGSVFRKEEVIIGLAILFANLFAALGGCWWPIEVVPPVVRAVGMVVPAWWAMDAFHKVIFFHKGLETLWLHYTILLGYTALFSFLAVRYFKIRE
- a CDS encoding ABC transporter permease, giving the protein MLCGRNFGCIGKPARRRHSCRSRQQPYPGIGQHGRDSRHFGNALPGSRIRERPEDSVTQPGDSVPETDGKEFERLSRILLIVIRDFRRRLRAPAGILILTAIPLLMTAIFGIIFSPGEKDSRLTIRVLVVDKDRNFGARMLMQAFSQQRFADMFRMETVIEADGRREIARGKASALLVIPKNFTASLFLSKPVQLEVVKNPSEQFLPGVVEEFTRTVAVLTAAAQAVFQDELAAMRPLWDRSFSEIETAEFTRLLDSLRPKIKRLSRVLDPLLVGLESQNETKKAQADDQPAFDTAAIFGMILPGMVIFFLMFIVEIFMREILAEKEDGTLRRLLFSPIPPIQYVTAKITSAWLMGLVILGLMAAMGHIVFAIRWGNFLYLLALGGAALAALCGLFALFFAFFRNRNQAGAVTAPVILVLAALGGSMIPVNQLPQGFRAFSRFTPNYWFIQGTALIREGEFPVTATLLLLAAGLVLTATSLPLLVRRVSP
- a CDS encoding ABC transporter ATP-binding protein: MNEFILVIRNLSKQYGEIRALDNLDLDLAPGEIFGLLGPNGAGKTTLISILSGTLRDFSGSVLFQGKDLFRNRRLRSQLGIVPQETAFYEELGARENLFFWGGLYGLSGQELRLRTDSLLETVELADRAKEPVKNFSGGMKRRLNLAIGMIHQPRLLLLDEPTVGIDVQAKVRILDIIRRAADNDTTVVFTTHQLAEVETLCDRIAIMDKGRILALGTLDELTRIVGEREIVFIRGEFSAAEISDVLGNLPAADILAVRDNSLTLALDSTAEIPDILETLFQAAVSVSDLKIQSPNLETVFLKLTGRSLRD
- a CDS encoding long-chain fatty acid--CoA ligase; the protein is MMPEIQSQTLNDLLEELAGRYFDRPALGWADKDPITYGEFMDRVGRVAELLRESGIGHGDRVAILGENSPNWGIAYFSTVRVGAVAVPILPDFPESDIRHILMDSESKLLFATSRQLEKIDDLGCCQVQYVITLDDFQTELPNIQVQTFSHTLERALDFIKKFPSTIGLKSRQVSADDLASIIYTSGTSGHSKAVMLTHGNFTANVKSCRGLAPVTHDYIFLSMLPLSHTYEFTVGFLYPFSHGAQIRYLDRPPTPRVLEEICSRLRPHAICSVPLILEKIFKKKVLPLIEQKRLVRAALHVPLVRRKIYRKINDSLMTFFGGRLEVMAVGGAPFNFEAERLFRAIGFPYLVGYGLTETAPLLAGGPMGDDSIQVGSIGKVIPGVQIRIHEPEGDPGIGEICAKGENVMKGYYKNPRQTEEVFDRDGWLHTGDLGYFDRYDNLIITGRCKNMILMSNGENIFPEAIEDVLNSMMLVSEALVLERNGRLEAWIYLDYDLVDSETRGRSEDERAKYIDHALAQIKAEANERLSTYSKLSAIIERKEPFIKTATSKIKRYLYTRDGVV
- a CDS encoding sucrose synthase — protein: MSNLIPQLIPRREQQEFREFMSMILADQPDFLHQNDIMLRYFQFCDETNAGRSKRRDSTFFAFLCNIQELFLLGEYLFIMHRPETARFHYYRVNANGSYMEAITTGEYLQQKDRFAGHSPDPNPLRIDFQPFYDFAPRVRHFRNIGNGILFLNRYLSSHMFQNPDEWNRKLFEFLKLHQHDGRQLLVNGSSIPDMNTLIQRLRFTTQWLKQADKDTPIKQVERRLKRSGLEPGWGDTVERAAESMQSLIDLFDAPDDSLLESFISRVPMPMISRIAVVSPHGWFGQNNVLGRPDTGGQVIYILDQVRALEAHLRERLSQSGLDVTPRIVVLTRLIPDAGDSGCDVKREHIYRTENSWILRVPFQDEQMNVLPQWVSRFKVWPYLERFANAAAVELAAEFGGRPDLVIGNYSDGNLVSSLLADHFNIIQCTISHALEKTKYPDADLKWRKYEKDYHFSQQFMADIHSMNKSDFIITSTREEIVGSDSHMGQYESYLNFTMPGYIQVLSGIDLFSPKFNVIPPGVSFDLYFPHSETKRRVKRQTARLEERLFSSKDKDIFGTLKDPGKPPIFTMARFDPIKNITGLIDAFGRSKDLRRQCNLVFSAGSIDPELSGDREEQNEIRRAHELIEQHGLDGSVRWLPSISKSDTGEVYRIMADRKGIFVQPARFEAFGLTILEAMVSGLPTFGPKFGGPSEIIDHGRNGFLLNTGDPSLIANSLEHFFKKLASDAELWQLISVAGIRRVHEDFSWTTYSERLLKLAKIYGFWRFAESVEGKQKMDRYSEFIYHFLLRGKKIDTAGKPG